AAACTTCTGTTGTGCCCAGGGGCCCCTGTTGTCACTCTTGATTTatcttttctgaaatttaagGTTATTTTTGGCTGTTTTATCGTCCGAACAATttcaaattttgtgtgtgtgtgtgtgtgtgtgtgtgtgtgtgtgtgtgtacgcctTCCCAGGTGTGCTCCAGAGAGTCTGAAGACACGTACTTTCTCCCATGCCAGCGACACCTGGATGTTTGGTGTAACTTTGTGGGAAATGTTCTCCCATGGCCAGGAACCTTGGCTAGGCCTCAGTGGCAGCCAGGTATGTGGGTAGGGCACAGGATCTGGGGTGTTAATGAAAGCATTTGCCCACCTGTCCTCCTGTGCATGTAGTAAGTGTGAGTACGCAAGAAGAACAGAATCTGCTACCCGCTCTCGTCACTCCATCGGCTTCACGTGAATGCTAATACGCGTGTGGTCTGTGTCCTCTTTGGAAGTACACCTGTCTGAAATAGTGTGGCTGTCATATTTTCCTGCCCTGTGTTCGTGAGCTAGATCCTGGGCCATCGTGACCCTGTGTGGTCATGGTCATGCATACAAATaccttttttggtttttaaactaattttaggtgacttttttttcatCCAGTTTATTCACACGCATcatttgaaaccgcttgtcccatacggggtcgcggggagccggagcccaacccggcaacacggggcgaaaggctggagggggaggggacacacccaggatgggacaccaatctgtcacaaggcaccccaagcgggactcaaaccccagacccaccggagagcaggacctggtccaacccacccccTTCCAGTTTATTCTCCAACCttcaaaagaaatgttaaattgATTAACAGTTAATTGATTATTTAAATGTTGTTGTGATTTTGTTCTGTTCactaaaaataactgaaaagtcTAAATGCCGCGTGTGATATGCAGATCCTCCATAAGCTGGACAAGGAGGGTGAGCGGCTGTGCAAACCAGAGGACTGTCCTCAGGACATCTATAATGTCATGCTGCAATGCTGGGCCCAAAAACCAACTGATCGACCCACTTTCATGGCACTCCGGGAGTTTCTGGTGGAGGTGAGGCACGTCAACGTGCTCAAAGTAGCCTTCCTTCCGTGGGGAAATGTTTCCATTGCTATCTCGTTTTGTCTGCTCTAATTTTCCCACTTGTTTGCTGATATGGTGTCTCCTGAACATCTGAGTAGCAAACTTCCTACTGTTACAGACTTGTAGGAGATGTTCTCAGTGTATCAACTCAATTCGCTTGCTGAAAATTCACCTGCTGTGCTGACAGATGGTGATTGGGAATATTAGACGCTGCCTTAAGGTTTACAGCTCCCTGCTTTTGACGGGGGCCTCTGTTTTTGCTCTGTGCTCAGACAATGCCCACTGACATGAGGGCCCTGCAGGACTTTGAGGAACCAGACAAGCTGCTTATTCAGGCCAATGACGTCATCACCATCATCGAGGGCAGGTTAGTGCGTTTCCTCAAACTCCCTCTATAAGACAGAGTGCAGGTGACTCGCAACTGAGACGTGTGTTTGGAAGTTCGGCGACACTTGGAATTCCACCTTGAACTCTGGTGTCCTTCAGATTTCTGAAAGCATCTTCAACTGTTCTAgattaggttttttttaaatttattaaagaCCTTCTGTTTGATAATGAATTGCACAACACACTTTTAGATTCCTgctattttgtttctgttggtgttggggtgtggtgatgcagggcAGAAAATTATTGGTGGCGTGGCCAGAACAAGCGTACCCTGAAGGTGGGCCAGTTCCCCAGGAACGCTGTGACCTCAGTGGCTGGACTGTCAGCCCACGACATCAGTCGTCCACTCAAAAATAGCTTCATCCACACAGGTCACGGGGATACAAACCCCCACCGCTGCTGGGGCTTCCCAGATAAAATTGACAGGTGAGCCCATTCCCTCGCTGTCCCTGGAGTAGTGCAGCTCTGGGAAGGTTGTTGTAATGTTGTGAAGCGGTGTCTTCTGAGACATCAGTGTTCGTTCTGCACTAGGAATcctttgctgttctgtttgggAGTTTCGTGGTGTATTGAAGGTGCAGCAATTGTACGCAGTTCATTCTAGAGCTGATTTTCATCAGCGGTCAGTAGTAGCTGAGAACCAGTTTACATGATTCGAGCTCAGGAACTGCCTGGCAGTTCCAGCTTCTTGGCATTTGAATCGCGTGAAACATGGTGTGTCAGTAGCACAGCAGTCTGTTTGTCCTGGGTCTGTTCGGCACTGGTAAGAAAGGTCACTTTTTAAGTAGACACGGAGTATTCCTGTACGTCTCATGTAGCACTGCCAACGCTGAACTCTTGTGTCTCCCTAGCTTGTACCTTGGAAACCCCATGGACCCTCCAGATGTTCTGGGTATGGATCTGAGCAGCGCCCAGCCCACCCAACTCCCAGGCCGAAGTGAGTGATGTGAGAACTCGGCGctcctgctttcttttttttttaactccattAATGCTTTGAACTCGACACACTTTCTCTCAGCACTGCTCTAATGAGTGTTCTCTGCACTGCGTGTGCTTCCTGGCTTTGACTGCGTCACTGAGAGCGCTtgactttttctcttttgttgcaTACCACACTTTTCCTGGGTACGTGCTGCCCACTATTACCTCTCTCCCCTCCCATGCTCTGCGTTCCAGAGGAGCGCCCCCCACGGCCCCCGCAGCCGGCCATTCTCGTTCAGAGTAAGTGTGAGACCTTGGTGTAGTTGGCATTCTCTGTCTGCTTGCCTCACTGCAAACTGCACTCCTCCACCCAGCTGCAGGCAGGGAACTCTGATTCCGTCGACTCAATGACCACTTGCCTAATTCGGGGAGTTGACGCGGTGACCCAACGTTTCAGGTTCGCTCTGTGTTGGTCCGCTGTTCCTCTTTTCTCTGCGGCAAGAGAACTTTGACATATCTGAGCTGTAATGCTCAGATTCCTTCCTCTGCATATTCAGACTGATGCAGAAGATGTCCTTGTAAGGTAGATTTTGGCCACAAGAACGTGTAAAGGTGTTGGGACCCCTCCCTTCGGTCGTCTTCTCTAGATGGCCTGGCTTGTTACCCCCCTCCAAGTTTATTTGTATAGCTTCTTACGTTAAACACAGTCTAGCAATACATGTGTGTTCTGTGTCTGTTCAGAGCCCGTTTACGACCGAGTGAATGAAGATGGCTTGTTGAGCTCAGGACTGAAGAAGCTCTCGCTGGCGAAACCAGGAGAGTTGAAAAGTCAAGGTCTTAGACCGGCTGCCTGGGTTACCGGCATCGCAGGGGCTGCAAGCCACCGTGGTGAAGTGTCCTTGATTGACTTTGGGGAGGAGGTGACCACCTCCTCCACGCCCTCCCCCGTCGCAGAGGTGCAGCCCCCAACTTCTGCCGAACTCATCCTGGATGCCACACCTCCCGAGAGCCCAGGTTGTGCCCTGCCTCGCCCACTTCACCCCTCACCCGCAGTTGATTGGGACAGCCGTCCCCTGCCCGCGCCCCCAGCCTACGATGAGGTGGCGCTGGACGACGACGATGTCGAGGTGAGCTGCATTACTAGCGAAGGGCAACAGAGTGACGATGTAAATGGCCCAGTAGGCCAGCACCCACTAGAGGACAACCTGTTCCTCCCCTGTGGGGTCCAGGCAGCCTGCAGCTTCTCGCAGTCGGCTGAAATCTTCCGCGAGCTGCAACAGGAGTGTATGAAGAAGCTGCGGGTCCAGGGGGGTTCATCCCTGTCGCAGCCCCCATCTCCTGGACCGGTGGATGCACATCGCAAGATAATCCTTGCTCCGCCCCGCAGGGACAAGCCCCAGGTCCCACCCCGCGTCCCTGTTCCACCCCGTCCCTCTAAATACAGCCTGGCTCCTGGAGCTGTGGAGGAGGACAAGGGGAGGCCCCCTCTGCTCCCTCCTCGCGACACTGTTTCCCAGCCCAGCTCCCGTAGCCCCAGTCCCATGACTTTCCCCTGCGGACCCTCACAGACGAGAACTAGCCTCTGCTCATCTGCCCCGCCAATGTCTCACTTGTCCACCTCCCCTGCCAGGCTCATGCCTACCACCCAGAGCTTTGCCTCTGACCCCAAGTATGCCTCGCCAAAGGTGATCCAGGCACAAGGCCACGATGCCGCGTGGGCACCCTGCATTCTGCCCATAGTGCGTGATGGCAAGAAGGCAAGCAGCACACACTACTACCTTCTGCCTGAGCGGCCTGCCTACTTGGACAAGTATGACAAATGCTTTGGGGAGCCAGAGAACCTGGCAGCAGAGAGGAGGGCGGCCAACACTGCCACCGTTCGACCGATGATGCATCAGCACCTGGAGGAACAAGGGAACATCAAAGGCAACTTCtctaacaacaacagcagcctTGCTTCTCGGGCGTGCAATGTGTCCATGAAGGAATCCCACAACCTACCCAGAAGCGGAGCTGATGAGCAACCAGGACCTAGTACCGCTGACAGAGTTAAGCTGGTGAGTTGGATGTCCTGTGCATTTGCGTTTATTggtttgacacttttctccaaattaacttGGCGTTAATCCACCtacatttagacagctgggtgatttttatggtagcaatttagggtaaatgccttgctcaggggtactacagattgaggtaagattcaaacctgtgaccattggggccaaaggcagcagctctaaccactacgctaccagctgtaccattTCTGAACAGTTGGTAGCGTTAGCAGCAGCTGGTGCTGCGTTGGTCCTATAACTTCTCCCAGCGGCTGCAAACTGAGTTTATACTCAGTTGCTATTGATCCTGATGTAAGAGGTTCCGATAGGCTGTGGTGTATATTGAGAGTTTGGTTGAAATTAGTCAGCTTTGTGATGAGCAGGTTCAGGAGGCAGTCCATGGAGTGACAACAGAGGAGTGCCATGCTGCCCTGCAGAAGTATAGCTGGAACGTGCAGAAGGCAGTGCAGTTTCTGAAGGTACGTGGTTCCTGGGCCATTGCCCCTGGTCTGTGTGCGGCACACTGAGCCTTCAGCTGAACGTCACTTCAGATACACCTCTGGCTAAGCAGGCACCAGTGTTTTGGGTTTCTGTGGTTTAGCTTCCCCTTTGCTCACTCTTTGCTGTCCTTGggacctcctgctgcaggtggaGCAGTTGTTCGGTCTGGGCCGTAGAACCCGAGTAGAGTGCCTCCGGCTTCTGGAAAAACATAACTGGAACCTGGAGCTGGCCAGCACCCAGCTGCTAAGTTCCTATAGCCCCTTGCGGAGGTAAGGTGAGCACTTTGCAAAGCTGGGCCCAGGTTacgtacagtatttttaaacaaCTTTCCATGCTGTAGATGGGCCCAGGAGGAGTGCAGTCAAGCTGGTGTCGGTGGTGGACAATTCTAAAGAATGAATTTTCCATCCTGACCTTCTTGCAGGCGATGACCACGACCAAAAGCGCCACTGTTCGGGAACCGTGTCCTCGGTCCCGACCCGCCGGCGTACGGATTGGCCCTGACTGCTGCTCATGCTGCTCTTGGATATGGCACTGCCTACAGCTGTACTGGGATCACGTCATCTGCTGACTGCCACCCCGCAAAGGGTCAAAGTTCACCTTACTGTGTATGACTTGTGGCTCGAGCATGTGCCACAGTAGCTGAACCGGGATCTGATTTGTCCACAATGTTCAGTTGCTTGCAGTGTAATATGTAAAATGAAGCTATTTTAAGTCCATTTCTGTTAGCGCCTGCAGGAGCAGGGTGGGGTGTCGCAGGCTTCTGGAGAAGTAGAAGTCGAAcagcttttttttggtttttaaatgcatttccatTGAGTGTTGGACATTTTGCACTTTATTCTACTTTTATTTAATAGTTCTTGTCGGGATTTCACAGACATGTTTAACAAAGGCGATAcagatttgcatatttttcaaagtataagtgagtataattttttttctcacccttCCCTCTCCTGCGTTTTCACCTCCTGCAGCAAATGGTATTGAATGAAACAGTTTTAAGGGAGATGCAAAAGCAAGTAAAGTATTGTTAAGGAACAAATCCTAAGAGATGAAAATAAACACCTGAATTGTAAGTATTTGCAGATAAAGTTCACATACATGTGGTTGTAAGTGAAGTGAAGGCTTATAGCGTTCACTAACGCCCTAGTCCTGTTTATTGTAGTGTTGATATTTATCATCGTGGGTTTATTAGCTGATATGATACAGCTTTTAAATGCAGACCTCGTTCAGAATGGTAGGAAATGACATGTTCATGAGAACAATTCCTCGGTCGCGTGTTTGTAGACGTAGAACCTAGAGAAGGAACACGGTTTGTTACTCTGCCTGCCTCCCGCCAACCCTGCCGTGGGCACTTTACTGAAGCACTGCATTGTCCCGCTTCTGCAGTCATCCTTGGTTTTCCCCGTTTTTGTGGAACAGCTCAGGTGGGTTTTTTCAATTGTAGTGTTTGAGAAGCGCTCTGGGCTGAATGTTACCATTGCTTTGGTGGTCActgaagtgtttttcatttttttttttttttttatttttaaagtccTGCATAAATcaaaatctgaataaatatatgCTTGTGTGAATTTGTTTCACATATATTGCAAGATGTGTATAGAGTGATGGAATGACAGCAAACACTTTGTGCAATTTCAGTAACATTGAATTCACATTAAAGTGATTGAATTGACAGGAATATGTCAATTGACTGGAATTTTACCGGGGTGCAATAGTACGGCTAACAGGAGCATCAGTGATATTACAGCTTTGTTTGCCTTCAAAAGTTTGGCAGGGGTTCCAAGGACTGCTGGATGGCATTTTAAACCTTATTTTACCCATAGTCCCATGATTAGATTGTGATTGTAATGTGTCAGAATGGTACCTAATGTAACGGCTTCATCTCTGAGGCAACGGGTACTAATGGTGTGAGGAAGAAAGATGAAGAGGAATTATAGCAATAATCAATAAGTGGAATGAAGGGGCAAACGAGAGCCGTATTTGTTTGTCACACATGTTACGAGGCACCTtgacacatcatcagtgatgcaACTTGGGCTCACGGGCTGTTTCAGGTCTCTTAACATTAGGACCCCCCCAGGGCTGATGAACCCCTGACCTGCGTCAATCCCACGACTCGCCTCTCCTGATCCACGGCCATGCAGACATTCTCTCCACAGCCTCAGTAATGACCCTcctgagcttcctgctgctgtgaCAGTGGAGGAAGAGCTCCCTGCAAAGCCCTGCAGCCTCCTTCATTGGACTCGGGCCTCTTGGGGGCGCACTGCTCCGCCGCTTCCTCATACCGTGACGATGTCTTTCTTTTGTCGGCCTCTTCCATCCGTTCCTCCTGATGAACTGTGAGCCCCGGCACGATGACCTGACCAGATGCGTCAGAGAGCAACACGGAATCTGTGTCAAAGAGTCCACAATCGGGGCTGCAAACTTAATCTGCCGACTGAGTCTGTGCACCTGAGCGAACAAGAATGGCGCTCGTCACGTGGAGCATCTTCTCAACATGGTACCTTGAGGCCACCCACTTTACTCTGTATGGCACTCGGACACTCTGGATGCTCTGTGTTGCCTCCTGTCCTGCTCCTCCCGCGTCACATGCTCTACCTGCAAGCATTTCGTTTTATCCTGATGGACATTCTGTCCAGCAGCTTCTTAGACACCCTGTTCATACATTCTGCTCTCTCTTCAGTGCGTGTACAAAAGCACATTCTGAAAACCTTCGGTCCAGTCCTGTGTGGAAATTaaaggaggttttttttttctttttttgtggttcCTTCATGAAGGAAGGGTAGGTCAAACACGCACGCGAATTGATCAGAACACGACTCGCTGATCGGAATACCTGACTCCAGTTACCGTCCTTTTGGTATTTCGTTATCCTACAGGTTCACGTACCTGCTACATGAATGAATTTCATAATTTGTATAAAAGATATGGCAATGTGTTGTACACTAAATGACTCATCTTTGTCTTGTCTTAGTTACAGATCAGATTGTGTTTCAGGAACCATTCCTACAGAAATCCAGAGAATTCCAAAGGTTTCAAAAGCCTTTTCTCacgacctgtttttttttttttttttttgtatttataaattgtgcaaaatgtaaatacatgaacTAATTTCGGCTGCAGTGCACATTGCAGGAAGCGATAGAGATGCAGCTTTTTGCAGTCATTTTGCTACTGCTTTCCTTTTAACAATCCTAATATGATCTTATGAAAACTACATGCACTAATAATATGCTTCCCAGCAGAATAAAATTCCTGGGAAACTGCTGTAGTTTCTGCATTTGTCCTCCAGAGGGAGCCCTAGAGCTACTGTGACGTTggccttcatttatttataatgctCTCGCTTCGAAAACCCCGTATCCTCCTGGACTTGGACCTGGACCCCCAGCCTCTCTTCTAACAGCGGCagacacagccaccccattattttctctgtaagtgcccccagtggttacacgcACAGTGGTTTAAcgttatttcccataatgcaactatttacattaagcacacactccctcctaaaacagtaacgtggggtcgttacaatatttttttcatacagtaGTTGACGACAATGAACCATGTAAAATATAACCCTCTCAGAAAGGAACCATAAAAGTTAATGAGTGACGACAAAGGTGCCCACAACctgaactgctgaacatttttaGTTCTCTTATTTCTGTGCAATAAATTTCCAAACAGGCTGAACTGAGAACCTCAGCAAATAAGGGAATAACAGCTGGAGAATAAGACCTAAAACACAGGCATACAACAAAGTCACGCAACCGCAGTGAGGGACaaattctattaattttttaaaatcttgtaGAAACGGCTAATGTTCTGAGTGGTTTATTCTGGTTCACTCTGATTATTCGGAGCTTTTTACAGAACTGCTACTTTAACATGTTGATTTTAGGTCTAGTTCTGTTACCCCTTTCCCAGGGTACCTTTACCATATTTGTAACTGTACTGGCTGTAGCACTGACTGCTCATACTGACCAATTTTTATGTGgggtgtgttgtgtttgtgatGTGACACCACACTGCTCCAGCGATGCAGATTgcacaagtaaaaataataaaatgaaaaatgccaaCTGTTTCAAGGTACAGCTATCGTTCCAAATCTGAGGGAAATCACTGCTGTTTCGGATATGAAGATCCCTCCGGTGACTGATGCGGTGCGGATTCGTGTGCTGCGCTGGTGGGGCGTGAATATCCGCAGAGCGAAACTTTCCCGAAATCGTGAATGTCGCAGTTGTGGCCTCGGTTGAGCCGTTTGATGAGCATCTTTTCAAAGGTCAAGGGGTGGTAATGTCCGATGGTACACTGCTTGTTGATATGTCCTTTGAAGTAGTAGCACAAGTCGCTTCTTCGGCGCGATGGCAGGAACTCGTAGATGGTGATCTCCTCGCAGAGGCTCATCATCACCGTGATGCCTTTAGAATGAGACAAATTTATTAGTTTCTCTTGACTGTTACAAGTTTTACTGTGGCAATTGAGAGCAAAGATGCTCGAGCACAAGAGCGAGATGTCGGATTCAAGGCCGagtccttcaagtccaaggcAGCGGCTGCAACAGCTTGACTACGTGTAACTGTCTGTGGTTAAGAGTCGCCTTGGAACAAGTGCAGGTAACGGGTTTAACGCTTCCACTTAATATTGTCGAAATGTCACAACGGCAGCGGCCTGCCTCGCGCGTCATCGTCCTTCGGTTCGGCAGTCAGCTCTCACAGGCGTCTCTTAAAGCTACGTCACAGCGTGTGCGAGAATCCTACTGACCCAGCATGCCAGAGGAGGGGGGGTTGGGCTGGATGTCCGTCTCGGAATTCTCCTGAATCACGTCCCACAGGTCCCACTGCACGCTGGGGCTCAAGATGTAAAAAGGCTGCTCAGGGTGGGCCTTTCGGTACTCCTTGTACTTGGGGAAGAAGTTGAAGTCTGGCTTCTTGTACCACTGTGAAAAGAGCACGAAAGAAAGGTCGGCTACGGCTGAGCCGTCAGGGCTTTGACCGCAAAAAATGGAGAACGTGTGGACGCCAAGTTCCCCGAAGGGCTCCTGAAACGCACAACAGTTGAGGAACTGGACGGCGACACTCACAGCATACAGGTCTCTGGAGTAGGGAGCGGGATCCCACACGATGAGCACTCCTGTGTGGTACAAGGGGTTGCTCAGGAATTTCGCCTCAACGGTCATGAGCTGCGCGACAGTAAAAACGTTGTCAAGAGGCTACTTTTTGACCCGTGTGTCATACATGACGTGTTAAAAGAGTGAAATGAGCACTTGGCTAAATCTCTGTGTCGCTCCACAACTGATCGAGGGCTTCAAGGCCTTTCGAATTCCTGCCCGATGACATTGAAAAG
The window above is part of the Scleropages formosus chromosome 19, fSclFor1.1, whole genome shotgun sequence genome. Proteins encoded here:
- the LOC108927754 gene encoding activated CDC42 kinase 1-like isoform X4; its protein translation is MFAVALTPGWYSLCGPVKATFTVTLDDCSEYQQLPDDEGGDTPGARAFVADNSLNNQHLPASTSENTGALLPGTTASNQKRLGVTMEMEEGTEWLLELLTEVQLQQYLVRIRDDLNVTRLSHFDYVKGEDLEKIGMGRPGQRRLWEAVKRRKAMNKRKSWMGKVFSGKRSDGELQPPSSGSLFRRSPIPSPSVSPLPTEAQPLALTCLISDRDLQLYEKLGDGSFGVVKRGEWTTPTGSLVNVAVKCLKTDLRDQPDALDDFIREVNAMHSLDHQNLIRLYGVVLTHPMKMVTELAPRGSLLDRLRKTQGHLLISTLCQYAIQIASGMAYLESRRFIHRDLAARNILLASNDHVKIGDFGLMRALPNNDDHYVMQEQRKVPFAWCAPESLKTRTFSHASDTWMFGVTLWEMFSHGQEPWLGLSGSQILHKLDKEGERLCKPEDCPQDIYNVMLQCWAQKPTDRPTFMALREFLVETMPTDMRALQDFEEPDKLLIQANDVITIIEGRAENYWWRGQNKRTLKVGQFPRNAVTSVAGLSAHDISRPLKNSFIHTGHGDTNPHRCWGFPDKIDSLYLGNPMDPPDVLGMDLSSAQPTQLPGRKERPPRPPQPAILVQKPVYDRVNEDGLLSSGLKKLSLAKPGELKSQGLRPAAWVTGIAGAASHRGEVSLIDFGEEVTTSSTPSPVAEVQPPTSAELILDATPPESPGCALPRPLHPSPAVDWDSRPLPAPPAYDEVALDDDDVEVSCITSEGQQSDDVNGPVGQHPLEDNLFLPCGVQAACSFSQSAEIFRELQQECMKKLRVQGGSSLSQPPSPGPVDAHRKIILAPPRRDKPQVPPRVPVPPRPSKYSLAPGAVEEDKGRPPLLPPRDTVSQPSSRSPSPMTFPCGPSQTRTSLCSSAPPMSHLSTSPARLMPTTQSFASDPKYASPKVIQAQGHDAAWAPCILPIVRDGKKASSTHYYLLPERPAYLDKYDKCFGEPENLAAERRAANTATVRPMMHQHLEEQGNIKGNFSNNNSSLASRACNVSMKESHNLPRSGADEQPGPSTADRVKLLCDEQVQEAVHGVTTEECHAALQKYSWNVQKAVQFLKVEQLFGLGRRTRVECLRLLEKHNWNLELASTQLLSSYSPLRRR